The following are encoded together in the Tribolium castaneum strain GA2 chromosome 3, icTriCast1.1, whole genome shotgun sequence genome:
- the mRpL13 gene encoding large ribosomal subunit protein uL13m, whose amino-acid sequence MSVVKRVQQWATFARIWHVYDAAWQDPFQSAQLIKKYLMGLYKPIYHPMNDCGDHVIVINTNEIAMPEEEWKKRAYFHHTGYPGGASWTLAWELHSKDPKLILKKAVYKSMAGNLQRRHTMERLHLFADENVPADLMKNVSNQIRQLRPMPKRLDHYTEEEVKSFPKLIDYPKDYILK is encoded by the exons ATGTCTGTGGTAAAAAGGGTTCAG CAATGGGCCACCTTTGCAAGGATATGGCATGTGTACGATGCCGCTTGGCAGGACCCATTTCAGTCCGCGCAACtgataaaaaagtatttaatggGCTTATATAAACCAATTTACCACCCAATGA ATGATTGTGGTGACCATGTAATTGTTATAAACACTAATGAGATCGCGATGCCTGAAGAAGAGTGGAAGAAACGGGCTTATTTTCACCACACGGGTTATCCTGGGGGTGCGTCTTGGACCCTAGCTTGGGAATTACACAGCAAGGACCcgaaatta attctcaAAAAAGCAGTTTATAAAAGCATGGCCGGCAATTTGCAGAGACGGCACACAATGGAGAGGCTGCATCTTTTTGCTGATGAAAATGTACCGGCAGATTTGATGAAAAACGTTTCTAATCAAATAAGACAACTTAGACCAATGCCAAAGAGACTAGACCATTATACTGAAGAAGAAGTTAAATCATTTCCAAAACTTATCGATTATCCGAAAGATTACattctgaaataa
- the LOC661729 gene encoding leukotriene A-4 hydrolase isoform X1, with translation MFSLCIVFGSLHILSCVAGVIMGAEGLSPRDPSSYSRPEDVAVTNIFLNLTVDFDKKILHGNVDLDVSKINKNATELILDAKDLKISKVIDDNTKQELKFVISQPQEEFGSKLSVELPKQGNDTYKISIFYENSPNASGLQWLTPEQTAGKKHPYLFSQFQAIHARSVLPCQDTPEVKTKYQAAISAPSNLTVLMSAIPSKTEISGAFKRSHFSQDVPMPAYLIAIAVGALESRKIGPRSHVWAEKEIIEDCAYEFAETEHQLKTAEEICGPYVWGIYDLLVLPPSFAFGGMENPCLTFVTPTLLAGDRSLANVVAHEIAHSWTGNLITNRNFEHFWLNEGFTVFVERKIKARLTSPAHQDFDAYCRLSELKEAVKLLGENSPLTKLVVDLKGVHPDDAFSVVPYEKGQTFLRYLEEVVGGPAQFEPFLREYFNTFKYKSIDTNDFKSFFEKYFASKAAIKSVDWNTWLYGTGMPPVVPNYNTSLATNCDKLMKQFVEWDEKAACPVETTHIKNLGADEIIYLLQEIWSGKPLSIPKLEQLDKLFEFSKVKNSEVKFRWLRIGLKAHWMKSVEPTLKWINEVGRMKFVRPLYRDLYAWEEVRSKAIENFKLNKNSMMHVVAYTVSKDLHLTS, from the exons ATGTTTAGTTTGTGTATTGTTTTTGGTAGTTTACATATTTTATCTTGTGT AGCAGGAGTGATAATGGGTGCAGAAGGCTTAAGTCCAAGAGACCCTAGCTCATACTCTAGACCAG AGGATGTTGCtgtaacaaatattttccTTAATTTAACTGtggattttgataaaaaaattctccacGGCAATGTGGACCTGGACgtctctaaaattaataaaaatgcaacCGAACTG aTTTTAGATGCAAAAGACttgaaaatatcaaaagtaaTTGACGACAATACCAAACAAGAACTGAAATTTGTAATATCTCAACCACAGGAGGAGTTTGGTTCGAAACTTTCGGTTGAATTACCCAAGCAGGGAAATGATAC ttataaaatttcgattttttatgaaaatagcCCAAATGCTAGCGGTTTGCAGTGGCTAACCCCTGAACAAACAGCAGGGAAAAAGCACCCTTATCTTTTCAGCCAATTCCAGGCCATTCATGCTAGGTCTGTTCTCCCCTGTCAGGACACTCCCGAAGTCAAGACAAAATACCAAGCTGCC ATCAGCGCTCCTTCAAATTTAACAGTCTTAATGTCGGCCATCCCCTCCAAGACTGAAATTTCTGGCGCCTTCAAGCGTTCGCATTTCAGCCAAGACGTCCCAATGCCCGCCTACCTCATAGCCATAGCAGTAGGTGCTCTAGAATCGCGCAAAATCGGCCCCAGATCGCACGTTTGGGCCGAAAAAGAGATCATCGAGGACTGCGCCTACGAATTTGCCGAGACTGAGCACCAGCTGAAGACAGCTGAAGAGATTTGCGGGCCGTACGTGTGGGGCATTTACGACTTGCTTGTCCTTCCCCCCAGTTTTGCATTTGGAGGAATGGAAAATCCGTGTTTGACTTTCGTTACTCCCACTTTACTCGCGGGCGATAGGTCTTTGGCTAATGTGGTAGCGCATGAAATAGCACACAGCTGGACGGGAAATCTAATCACGAATCGCAATTTTGAGCATTTCTGGCTGAATGAAGGGTTTACGGTTTTTGTTGAACGGAAGATTAAGGCGCGGTTGACGTCACCGGCGCATCAGGATTTTGACGCCTATTGCAGGCTGAGTGAGTTAAAAGAGGCG GTGAAGTTGCTTGGGGAAAACAGCCCTTTGACAAAACTGGTTGTCGACTTGAAGGGGGTTCACCCCGATGATGCGTTTTCGGTGGTTCCCTACGAAAAAGGCCAAACTTTTTTGCGCTACCTTGAAGAAGTAGTCGGCGGACCAG CTCAATTCGAACCATTCCTCAGAGAGTACTTCAACacttttaaatacaaatcCATTGACACGAACGACTTTAAatcatttttcgaaaaatatttcgcAAGCAAGGCGGCCATCAAATCGGTTGATTGGAACACTTGGCTTTACGGCACCGGAATGCCTCCAGTGGTTCCCAACTACAACACGTCCCTGGCTACCAACTGTGACAAACTTATGAAACAGTTTGTCGAGTGGGATGAAAAAGCTGCCTGTCCTGTTGAAACCACGCACATTAAGAATCTTGGTGCCGATGAAATAATTTACCTTCTGCAAGAAATATGGAGCGGAAAACCATTGTCTATTCCCAAACTTGAGCAACTGGACAAGTTGTTCGAGTTTAGTAAAGTGAAAAATTCCGAAGTTAAGTTCAGATGGTTGAGAATTGGTTTAAAAGCGCACTGGATGAAGAGTGTTGAACCGACTCTGAAGTGGATCAATGAAGTGGGAAGAATGAAATTTGTGCGCCCCCTGTACAGGGATTTGTACGCTTGGGAGGAAGTGAGAAGCAAGGCCATCGAAAACTTcaagttgaataaaaattcaatgatGCACGTGGTGGCTTATACTGTTTCTAAGGACTTGCATTTAACGTCTTAA
- the Nup44A gene encoding nucleoporin SEH1, with protein MFEAQEINAEHKDLIHDVAYDFYGQRMATCSSDQYVKVWDQNSDGKWTLTSSWKAHSGSVWKVTWAHPEFGQVLATCSFDRTAAVWEEIVGETPGPGERGTRHWVRRTNLVDSRTSVTDVKFGPRTQGLQLATCSAEGIIRIYEAPDVLNLSQWTLQFEIQCKLPCSCLSWNPSLSKMHPLMLAVGSDDPNPANGVKVFIYVYSESCRKWTKMDAITNITDPVYDLSFSPNLGRSFHVLAIATKDVKIVNLPHVYDNPNSQNVITKLDAQIVAQFDDHESTVWRVCWNVTGTILASSGDDGCVRMFKMNYINSWKPIAVLRGDGSQVSNEGQRSSVSSTVGPQIQSASQTARYIKLGAISQPRDVPWH; from the exons atgtttgaggCCCAGGAAATTAATGCCGAACACAAGGACCTAATCCACGATGTTGCGTACGATTTTTACGGCCAAAGAATGGCCACTTGTTCCAGCGATCAATACGTTAAG GTTTGGGACCAAAACAGCGACGGCAAATGGACTTTAACATCAAGCTGGAAGGCCCACAGCGGCTCCGTTTGGAAAGTGACTTGGGCCCACCCCGAATTTGGCCAGGTTCTGGCCACTTGTTCCTTTGACCGAACTGCCGCAGTTTGGGAGGAAATTG TTGGTGAGACTCCCGGGCCTGGGGAAAGAGGGACGAGGCATTGGGTCCGTCGGACAAATCTGGTCGATTCGAGGACTTCCGTTACTGATGTGAAATTCGGGCCACGGACGCAGGGTTTGCAGCTGGCGACCTGTTCAGCCGAGGGCATTATTCGGATTTATGAGGCGCCCGATGTTTTGAATTTGAGTCAATGGACTTTGCAGTTTGAAATCCAGTGCAAATTGCCGTGCAGTTGCCTAAGTTGGAATCCTAGTTTATCAAA GATGCATCCTCTGATGTTGGCGGTTGGAAGTGACGATCCAAATCCAGCCAATGGAgtcaaagtttttatttatgtttacaGTGAGAGTTGCCGGAAGTGGACGAAAATGGATGCCATAACAAACATTACAGACCCCGTCTACGATCTCTCGTTTTCTCCTAATTTAGGCCGCAGTTTTCATGTTTTAGCCATTGCCACCAAAGATGTAAAAATCGTTAATTTACCTCACGTTTA cgaCAACCCGAATTCGCAGAatgttattacaaaattagaTGCACAAATTGTTGCCCAATTTGACGATCATGAATCCACCGTCTGGAGAGTCTGTTGGAATGTTACAGGAACTATTTTGGCTTCAAGTGGAGACGATGGTTGTGTCAGAATGTTTAAAA tgAATTACATTAACTCGTGGAAGCCAATAGCAGTATTAAGAGGTGATGGGTCACAAGTTTCTAATGAAGGTCAAAGATCATCAGTTTCTTCAACAGTAGGGCCGCAAATCCAAAGTGCGTCACAGACTGCTAGATATATTAAACTCGGTGCCATTTCTCAACCAAGAGACGTCCCTtggcattaa
- the DhpD gene encoding guanine deaminase, whose amino-acid sequence MEGRVILGQIIHCINLNTLSVLDNGFVLIGIDGKIKATGNASDLESAKKQLNFTRLETITLKKKQILLPGFIDTHIHAPQYPNAGLGYDKPLLEWLDSYTYKLEKKYKDLELSKKVYDAVVRKTLDYGTTTACYFASLYDDSSLILANSVTKFGQRAFVGKVNMTKLAPSDYVETAQESIDNTLKFIRNVRAINNPLVQPIITPRFALSVDMDVMKKLSLIAKEYNLNIQTHISENKDEVKMVHETYNDLYASVYHTANLLTPRTVLAHGIHLSEDEMKLLHKTGTSISHCPESNVYLSSGICDVRKLWEHGINVALGTDVSGGASPSIINAMRSAISASTNLSFTKSKYTKLTYVDVFYMATLGGAKALALDNEIGNFEVGKSFDAVIVDLDIEHSSADLLSECTPQELLQKLVFLGDDRNVVKVFVNGKIVKD is encoded by the exons ATGGAAGGCAGAGTCATTTTGGGCCAAATTATACATTGCATAAATCTCAACACTTTATCAGTGCTCGATAATGGTTTTGTTCTCATAGGAATTGATGGCAAG ATTAAAGCAACTGGAAACGCCTCCGACTTAGAGTCAGCCAAAAAACAACTCAATTTTACAAGACTTGAAACAattacattgaaaaaaaagcaaatacttCTTCCCGGTTTCATTGATACTCATATACACGCACCACAATATCCTAATGCAGGATTAGGGTACGATAAACCCCTTCTTGAATGGCTTGATTCCTACACttacaaattagaaaaaaagtacaaaGATTTGGAACTCAGCAAAAAAGTTTATGACGCTGTTGTG CGAAAGACTTTAGACTACGGTACCACCACTGCGTGTTATTTCGCATCATTATATGATGAtagttctttaattttggctAATTCTGTGACCAAATTTGGACAGAGAGCCTTTGTGGGAAAAGTCAATATGACCAAACTTGCACCTTCGGATTATGTGGAAACGGCACAAGAATCGATTGATAATACTTTGAAATTTATAAGAAATGTTCGTGCTATTAATAATCCTTTGGTCCAACCGATTATTACTCCAAGGTTTGCCTTAAGTGTCGATATGGATgtcatgaaaaaattaagtctaATTGCGAAAGAATACAATCTTAACATCCAA accCACATTTCGGAAAATAAAGACGAGGTAAAAATGGTACATGAAACGTATAATGATTTGTACGCTAGTGTTTACCACACTGCTAATCTTTTAACACCGAGG acAGTTTTAGCCCACGGTATTCACTTGAGCGAGGACGAAATGAAGCTACTTCATAAAACGGGGACTTCAATTTCGCATTGTCCTGAATCAAATGTTTACTTGAGTTCGGGAATTTGTGATGTGCGAAAATTATGGGAACATGGGATTAACGTGGCTTTGGGGACTG aCGTCTCTGGAGGAGCATCGCCTTCAATTATAAATGCGATGAGGTCTGCTATTAGTGCGTCTACAAATCTTTCGTTTACGAAATCAAAATACACAAAACTCACTTACGTTGATGTTTTTTATATGGCAACATTAGGCGGAGCTAAag CTTTGGCTTTAGAtaacgaaatcggtaattttgAAGTTGGAAAAAGTTTCGACGCTGTTATCGTCGATTTAGATATCGAACATTCTTCAGCGGACTTATTATCAGAGTGTACACCACAAGAATTACTACaaaaattggtgtttttaGGCGACGACAGGAAtgtagtaaaagtttttgttaatgGGAAAATTGTTAAAGATTAG
- the LOC661729 gene encoding leukotriene A-4 hydrolase isoform X2, protein MGAEGLSPRDPSSYSRPEDVAVTNIFLNLTVDFDKKILHGNVDLDVSKINKNATELILDAKDLKISKVIDDNTKQELKFVISQPQEEFGSKLSVELPKQGNDTYKISIFYENSPNASGLQWLTPEQTAGKKHPYLFSQFQAIHARSVLPCQDTPEVKTKYQAAISAPSNLTVLMSAIPSKTEISGAFKRSHFSQDVPMPAYLIAIAVGALESRKIGPRSHVWAEKEIIEDCAYEFAETEHQLKTAEEICGPYVWGIYDLLVLPPSFAFGGMENPCLTFVTPTLLAGDRSLANVVAHEIAHSWTGNLITNRNFEHFWLNEGFTVFVERKIKARLTSPAHQDFDAYCRLSELKEAVKLLGENSPLTKLVVDLKGVHPDDAFSVVPYEKGQTFLRYLEEVVGGPAQFEPFLREYFNTFKYKSIDTNDFKSFFEKYFASKAAIKSVDWNTWLYGTGMPPVVPNYNTSLATNCDKLMKQFVEWDEKAACPVETTHIKNLGADEIIYLLQEIWSGKPLSIPKLEQLDKLFEFSKVKNSEVKFRWLRIGLKAHWMKSVEPTLKWINEVGRMKFVRPLYRDLYAWEEVRSKAIENFKLNKNSMMHVVAYTVSKDLHLTS, encoded by the exons ATGGGTGCAGAAGGCTTAAGTCCAAGAGACCCTAGCTCATACTCTAGACCAG AGGATGTTGCtgtaacaaatattttccTTAATTTAACTGtggattttgataaaaaaattctccacGGCAATGTGGACCTGGACgtctctaaaattaataaaaatgcaacCGAACTG aTTTTAGATGCAAAAGACttgaaaatatcaaaagtaaTTGACGACAATACCAAACAAGAACTGAAATTTGTAATATCTCAACCACAGGAGGAGTTTGGTTCGAAACTTTCGGTTGAATTACCCAAGCAGGGAAATGATAC ttataaaatttcgattttttatgaaaatagcCCAAATGCTAGCGGTTTGCAGTGGCTAACCCCTGAACAAACAGCAGGGAAAAAGCACCCTTATCTTTTCAGCCAATTCCAGGCCATTCATGCTAGGTCTGTTCTCCCCTGTCAGGACACTCCCGAAGTCAAGACAAAATACCAAGCTGCC ATCAGCGCTCCTTCAAATTTAACAGTCTTAATGTCGGCCATCCCCTCCAAGACTGAAATTTCTGGCGCCTTCAAGCGTTCGCATTTCAGCCAAGACGTCCCAATGCCCGCCTACCTCATAGCCATAGCAGTAGGTGCTCTAGAATCGCGCAAAATCGGCCCCAGATCGCACGTTTGGGCCGAAAAAGAGATCATCGAGGACTGCGCCTACGAATTTGCCGAGACTGAGCACCAGCTGAAGACAGCTGAAGAGATTTGCGGGCCGTACGTGTGGGGCATTTACGACTTGCTTGTCCTTCCCCCCAGTTTTGCATTTGGAGGAATGGAAAATCCGTGTTTGACTTTCGTTACTCCCACTTTACTCGCGGGCGATAGGTCTTTGGCTAATGTGGTAGCGCATGAAATAGCACACAGCTGGACGGGAAATCTAATCACGAATCGCAATTTTGAGCATTTCTGGCTGAATGAAGGGTTTACGGTTTTTGTTGAACGGAAGATTAAGGCGCGGTTGACGTCACCGGCGCATCAGGATTTTGACGCCTATTGCAGGCTGAGTGAGTTAAAAGAGGCG GTGAAGTTGCTTGGGGAAAACAGCCCTTTGACAAAACTGGTTGTCGACTTGAAGGGGGTTCACCCCGATGATGCGTTTTCGGTGGTTCCCTACGAAAAAGGCCAAACTTTTTTGCGCTACCTTGAAGAAGTAGTCGGCGGACCAG CTCAATTCGAACCATTCCTCAGAGAGTACTTCAACacttttaaatacaaatcCATTGACACGAACGACTTTAAatcatttttcgaaaaatatttcgcAAGCAAGGCGGCCATCAAATCGGTTGATTGGAACACTTGGCTTTACGGCACCGGAATGCCTCCAGTGGTTCCCAACTACAACACGTCCCTGGCTACCAACTGTGACAAACTTATGAAACAGTTTGTCGAGTGGGATGAAAAAGCTGCCTGTCCTGTTGAAACCACGCACATTAAGAATCTTGGTGCCGATGAAATAATTTACCTTCTGCAAGAAATATGGAGCGGAAAACCATTGTCTATTCCCAAACTTGAGCAACTGGACAAGTTGTTCGAGTTTAGTAAAGTGAAAAATTCCGAAGTTAAGTTCAGATGGTTGAGAATTGGTTTAAAAGCGCACTGGATGAAGAGTGTTGAACCGACTCTGAAGTGGATCAATGAAGTGGGAAGAATGAAATTTGTGCGCCCCCTGTACAGGGATTTGTACGCTTGGGAGGAAGTGAGAAGCAAGGCCATCGAAAACTTcaagttgaataaaaattcaatgatGCACGTGGTGGCTTATACTGTTTCTAAGGACTTGCATTTAACGTCTTAA